In Flavobacterium okayamense, a single window of DNA contains:
- the thiL gene encoding thiamine-phosphate kinase: MLEDKNQPKTQLENLGEFGLIEHLTKNIKINRKSTVKSIGDDAAVLDFGAKKAVVSTDLLIEGVHFDLAYMPLKHLGYKAVVANISDICAMNATPTQITISIAVSNRFPLEAVEELYDGMKLAAQIYNVDIIGGDTTSSQKGLIISITAIGEANLDEIVYRNGAQNNDLLVVTGDVGAAYMGLQVLEREKQVFQVNPNNQPDLDAYTYLIERQLKPEARNDIKEILEKLEIKPTSMIDISDGLSSEIIHLCKQSNVGCNLFEEKIPADPQLINVCEEFNLDITTVALSGGEDYELLFTIKMEGFDKIKANPNFTVIGHMTEAKEGIHLITRANTKIALKARGWNALES, from the coding sequence ATGTTAGAAGATAAAAATCAACCGAAAACACAACTAGAAAACTTAGGTGAATTTGGTTTAATTGAACATTTAACTAAAAACATCAAAATAAATCGTAAATCTACCGTAAAAAGTATTGGAGACGACGCTGCTGTTTTAGATTTTGGAGCAAAAAAAGCGGTTGTTTCAACTGATTTACTAATTGAAGGTGTTCATTTTGATTTAGCCTACATGCCGCTCAAACATTTGGGATATAAGGCAGTCGTAGCTAATATTTCTGACATTTGCGCTATGAATGCTACGCCAACACAAATTACTATTTCAATTGCAGTTTCCAATCGTTTTCCACTTGAAGCCGTTGAAGAATTGTATGATGGAATGAAGTTAGCTGCACAAATTTATAATGTTGATATTATTGGTGGCGATACAACTTCTTCTCAAAAAGGCTTAATAATTAGCATTACAGCTATAGGAGAAGCTAATTTAGATGAAATAGTATATCGCAATGGTGCTCAAAATAATGATTTATTAGTAGTTACTGGAGATGTTGGTGCTGCATATATGGGCTTACAAGTTTTGGAACGCGAAAAACAAGTTTTTCAAGTTAATCCAAATAATCAACCTGATTTAGATGCCTATACATATTTAATTGAAAGACAATTAAAACCCGAAGCTAGAAATGATATCAAAGAGATTTTAGAAAAATTGGAAATCAAACCGACATCTATGATTGATATTTCTGACGGGCTTTCATCGGAAATAATTCATTTGTGTAAGCAAAGTAACGTGGGTTGCAATTTATTTGAAGAGAAAATCCCTGCTGATCCTCAATTAATTAATGTTTGTGAAGAATTTAATCTTGACATAACGACTGTAGCTTTGAGTGGTGGTGAAGATTACGAATTACTGTTTACTATAAAAATGGAAGGTTTTGATAAAATAAAAGCCAATCCAAACTTTACAGTAATTGGCCACATGACTGAGGCAAAAGAAGGCATTCATTTAATCACAAGAGCTAATACAAAAATCGCATTAAAAGCTCGCGGTTGGAATGCTCTTGAAAGTTAG
- a CDS encoding fumarate reductase/succinate dehydrogenase flavoprotein subunit, protein MKLDSRIPEGPLKDKWTNHKNHLKLVAPNNRPKIDVIVVGTGLAGASAAASLGEMGYNVKAFCFQDSPRRAHSIAAQGGINAAKNYQNDGDSIYRLFYDTIKGGDYRAREANVHRLAEVSGNIIDQCVAQGVPFAREYGGMLDNRSFGGVQVQRTFYAAGQTGQQLLLGAYSALSRQIGLGRVKMYNRHEMLDLVKVDGKARGIIARNLVTGEIERHSAHAVVIASGGYGNVYFLSTNAMGSNVTASWKIHKQGAAFANPCYVQIHPTCIPVHGTNQSKLTLMSESLRNSGRIWVPKKKEDAEAIRAGKLKPTQIAEEDRDYYLERRYPAFGNLVPRDVASRAAKERCDAGYGIEANDTNEGVYLDFSSEIKSKGKEVAYAQGNHNPSEEEIITLGKKWLEEKYGNLFEMYEKITDENPYETPMKIYPAVHYTMGGVWVDYNLQSTIPGCFVAGEANFSDHGANRLGASALMQGLADGYFVLPYTVSNYLADEIRTGKISTDAPEFLEAEKNVKDSINMFLNNNGTKTVDHFHKRLGHVMWNKVGMARNEQGLKEAIEEIGQIRDEFYKDVYVPGSADEMNPELEKALRVADFLELGQLMAMDALQRKESCGGHFREEYQDAEGETLRDDENMSFVGAWEYKGQDTTKAVLHKEDLKYEFIKIAARNYK, encoded by the coding sequence ATGAAGTTAGATTCTAGAATACCTGAAGGACCATTAAAAGACAAATGGACCAATCATAAAAATCATTTAAAATTAGTTGCTCCTAATAACCGTCCAAAGATTGATGTAATTGTTGTAGGAACGGGTTTAGCTGGCGCTTCGGCTGCAGCTTCTCTAGGAGAAATGGGATATAATGTAAAAGCATTTTGTTTTCAAGATTCTCCACGTCGTGCTCACTCTATTGCAGCACAAGGAGGGATTAATGCAGCAAAAAATTACCAAAACGATGGAGATTCAATCTATCGTTTATTCTATGATACAATCAAAGGGGGAGATTATCGTGCTCGTGAAGCTAATGTTCATCGTTTAGCTGAAGTTTCTGGTAATATTATTGACCAATGTGTGGCACAAGGAGTTCCTTTTGCTCGTGAATATGGAGGAATGTTAGATAACCGTTCGTTTGGTGGGGTTCAAGTACAACGTACTTTTTATGCTGCTGGACAAACGGGACAACAGTTATTATTAGGAGCTTATTCAGCTTTATCTCGTCAAATTGGTTTAGGACGTGTTAAAATGTACAACCGTCACGAAATGTTAGATTTGGTAAAAGTTGATGGAAAGGCTCGTGGAATTATTGCACGTAACTTAGTTACAGGAGAAATCGAGAGACATTCTGCACACGCTGTTGTAATTGCTTCTGGTGGTTACGGAAACGTTTATTTCTTGTCTACAAATGCAATGGGTAGTAACGTAACTGCTTCTTGGAAAATTCACAAACAAGGGGCTGCTTTTGCAAATCCATGTTATGTGCAAATTCACCCAACATGTATTCCAGTTCATGGAACAAACCAATCAAAGTTAACGTTAATGTCAGAATCATTACGTAACTCTGGTCGTATTTGGGTTCCTAAAAAGAAAGAAGATGCTGAAGCAATTCGCGCTGGTAAATTAAAGCCAACACAAATTGCAGAAGAAGATAGAGATTATTACTTAGAAAGAAGATATCCAGCTTTTGGTAACTTAGTACCTCGTGACGTGGCATCTCGTGCTGCAAAAGAGCGTTGTGATGCTGGTTATGGTATTGAAGCAAATGATACAAACGAAGGTGTTTACTTAGATTTCTCTTCTGAAATTAAAAGTAAAGGTAAGGAAGTGGCTTATGCACAAGGAAATCACAACCCTTCTGAAGAAGAAATTATCACATTAGGTAAAAAATGGTTGGAAGAAAAGTATGGTAACTTATTCGAGATGTATGAAAAAATTACAGACGAAAATCCATATGAAACACCAATGAAGATTTATCCAGCGGTTCACTATACAATGGGTGGAGTTTGGGTTGATTATAACTTACAATCTACTATTCCAGGTTGTTTCGTAGCTGGAGAAGCGAATTTCTCTGATCACGGAGCAAACCGTTTAGGTGCTTCTGCTTTAATGCAAGGTTTAGCAGATGGTTATTTTGTTTTACCTTATACGGTTTCGAATTATTTAGCTGACGAAATTCGTACAGGTAAGATTTCGACTGATGCACCTGAATTTCTTGAAGCAGAAAAGAACGTAAAAGATTCAATCAATATGTTCTTGAACAATAATGGTACGAAAACAGTTGACCATTTCCATAAAAGATTAGGACACGTTATGTGGAATAAAGTGGGTATGGCACGTAACGAGCAAGGATTGAAAGAAGCAATTGAAGAAATAGGTCAAATTCGTGATGAATTCTACAAAGATGTTTACGTTCCAGGTAGCGCAGATGAAATGAACCCAGAATTAGAAAAAGCACTTCGTGTTGCCGATTTCTTAGAATTAGGACAATTAATGGCAATGGATGCTTTACAACGTAAAGAATCTTGTGGTGGACATTTTAGAGAAGAGTATCAAGATGCTGAAGGAGAAACACTTCGTGATGACGAAAACATGTCGTTCGTAGGTGCATGGGAATACAAAGGTCAAGATACTACTAAAGCGGTACTTCACAAAGAAGATTTAAAATACGAGTTCATTAAAATTGCAGCTAGAAACTATAAATAA
- a CDS encoding succinate dehydrogenase/fumarate reductase iron-sulfur subunit produces the protein MSTAKNINITLKIWRQKNAKTKGGIETYKLDNVSTASSFLEMLDQLNEQLVSERKEPVAFDHDCREGICGMCSLYINGRAHGPETGTTTCQLHMRKFNDGDTIYIEPWRSKAFPVIKDLVVDRSSFDRIQQAGGFVSVNTSGNTIDANSIPVPKVDADKAFEAAACIGCGACVASCKNGSAMLFVGAKVSQYALLPQGQVEATQRVLNMVRQMDEEGFGNCTNTGACEIECPKGISLENIARMNREYLKASVK, from the coding sequence ATGAGTACAGCAAAAAACATCAATATAACCTTAAAAATTTGGCGTCAAAAAAATGCTAAAACTAAAGGTGGTATAGAAACGTATAAGTTAGATAATGTTTCTACAGCAAGTTCGTTTTTGGAAATGTTGGACCAATTAAACGAGCAATTAGTAAGTGAAAGAAAAGAGCCTGTAGCTTTCGATCATGATTGTCGTGAAGGTATTTGTGGTATGTGTTCATTATATATTAATGGTAGAGCACACGGTCCAGAAACGGGTACTACAACATGTCAATTGCATATGCGTAAATTTAACGATGGAGATACAATCTACATTGAACCATGGAGAAGTAAAGCTTTCCCTGTAATTAAAGATTTAGTTGTCGATAGAAGTTCTTTTGATAGAATACAACAAGCAGGTGGATTCGTTTCTGTAAACACTTCAGGTAATACAATTGACGCAAATTCAATTCCAGTTCCTAAGGTAGATGCTGATAAAGCTTTTGAAGCTGCAGCATGTATTGGGTGTGGAGCTTGTGTTGCTAGTTGTAAAAATGGTTCTGCAATGTTATTCGTTGGAGCTAAAGTTTCTCAATATGCATTATTGCCTCAAGGACAAGTAGAAGCAACCCAACGTGTATTAAATATGGTTCGCCAAATGGACGAAGAAGGATTTGGTAACTGTACAAATACTGGTGCTTGTGAAATCGAATGTCCGAAAGGAATTTCTCTTGAAAATATTGCACGTATGAATCGTGAGTATTTAAAAGCAAGCGTAAAATAA
- a CDS encoding amidohydrolase, with the protein MKVAILQTDLVWENPIYNRLTIESKVLSSDKKFDILVLPEMFTSGFTMNPERVAETMQGETIQWLKSLAKQKKTAIIGSLVIEEEGNYYNRLVFVTPKGEIQHYNKRHLFTLAGEEKVYTKGTEKVIFEYKDWKICPQVCYDLRFPVFARNVEDYDLLVYVANWPKVRTQAWDTLLKARAIENMSFVIGVNRVGKDANGHDYIGHSQVIDELGNELIAPFEESDLQVVSLNKKKMHETRAKLNFLNDKDEFDLK; encoded by the coding sequence ATGAAAGTAGCTATTCTACAAACCGATTTAGTTTGGGAAAATCCAATATATAACCGTTTAACCATTGAAAGTAAAGTGCTTTCAAGCGATAAAAAGTTTGATATATTAGTATTGCCCGAAATGTTTACTTCTGGCTTTACAATGAATCCTGAGCGCGTTGCTGAAACAATGCAAGGCGAAACGATACAATGGTTAAAAAGTCTAGCAAAACAAAAGAAAACAGCTATTATTGGTAGTTTGGTTATTGAAGAAGAAGGAAATTATTACAACCGATTGGTTTTTGTAACGCCAAAAGGTGAAATCCAACATTATAATAAACGCCATTTATTCACATTAGCTGGTGAAGAAAAAGTCTATACTAAAGGAACCGAAAAAGTAATTTTTGAATATAAAGATTGGAAAATTTGTCCACAAGTATGTTACGATTTGCGTTTTCCTGTTTTTGCTAGAAATGTAGAAGATTATGATTTATTGGTTTATGTTGCCAATTGGCCAAAAGTGAGAACTCAAGCTTGGGATACTTTACTTAAAGCGAGAGCAATTGAAAATATGAGTTTCGTCATTGGAGTTAACCGAGTTGGAAAAGATGCAAACGGACACGATTATATAGGTCATTCTCAAGTTATTGATGAATTAGGCAACGAATTAATCGCTCCTTTTGAAGAAAGCGATTTACAAGTAGTTTCGCTAAACAAAAAGAAAATGCACGAAACACGAGCTAAACTTAATTTCTTGAATGATAAAGATGAATTTGATTTGAAGTAA
- a CDS encoding succinate dehydrogenase cytochrome b subunit produces MAKSALLKSSIAKKYWMALTGLFLCLFLAGHLAGNLQLIFGTKQQFNEYALFMTTNPAVKILSYLTYISILFHAVDGILLTIQNKKARPVGYVKTNPSANSGIASRNMAVLGTLILVFIVTHMVNFWAKMHFDKNMPLMTTTVQTPGQEPREYYVGTSVGQYFAVDQVATVNDSINQVNQMVPKQLKVINGTEVFDARANVKIGSLYKDLHKITFDFFKNPKIGLWATLGYVLAMFVLAFHLWHGFQSAFQSLGINNKFTPTIKFIGKAFAVIVPILFAIIPLYIHFSK; encoded by the coding sequence ATGGCAAAATCAGCGCTTTTAAAGTCATCTATTGCAAAGAAATATTGGATGGCTCTTACAGGTTTATTTTTATGCTTGTTTTTAGCGGGTCACTTAGCAGGAAATTTACAACTAATTTTCGGTACAAAGCAACAATTTAATGAGTATGCTTTGTTTATGACTACTAATCCGGCGGTAAAAATATTATCGTACTTAACTTACATTTCAATTCTTTTTCATGCGGTGGATGGAATTTTATTAACCATTCAAAATAAAAAAGCAAGACCAGTAGGTTATGTTAAAACAAATCCTTCAGCTAATAGCGGAATTGCATCTAGAAATATGGCAGTTCTAGGAACGTTAATTTTAGTTTTTATTGTGACTCACATGGTTAATTTTTGGGCAAAAATGCATTTTGACAAAAATATGCCTTTAATGACAACAACAGTTCAAACTCCAGGGCAAGAACCTAGAGAATATTATGTAGGAACATCTGTAGGACAGTACTTTGCTGTTGATCAAGTGGCGACAGTAAACGATTCTATAAATCAAGTAAATCAAATGGTTCCTAAACAATTAAAAGTGATTAATGGAACTGAAGTTTTTGATGCAAGAGCAAATGTTAAAATAGGTAGTTTATATAAAGATTTACATAAAATCACTTTCGATTTCTTTAAAAACCCTAAAATTGGTTTATGGGCAACTTTAGGATATGTTTTAGCAATGTTTGTTTTGGCATTCCACTTATGGCACGGCTTTCAGAGTGCATTTCAATCGTTAGGAATTAATAATAAGTTTACACCAACAATTAAATTTATTGGTAAAGCTTTTGCAGTTATAGTACCAATATTATTTGCTATAATTCCTTTATATATTCATTTTTCAAAATAA
- a CDS encoding glycine--tRNA ligase — protein sequence MAKQEDIFKNVISHAKEYGFIFPSSEIYDGLSAVYDYAQNGVELKKNIRDYWWKSMVQMHENIVGIDAAIFMHPTTWKASGHVDAFNDPLIDNKDSKKRYRADVLIEDYAEKLNQKAQKEIEKAKARFGDAFDEAQYVATNERVKGYLDQKTAILQRMAKGLDSGDLADVKALIEELEIACPESGSKNWTEVRQFNLMFGTKLGASADTAMDLYLRPETAQGIFVNFLNVQKTGRMKIPFGIAQTGKAFRNEIVARQFIFRMREFEQMEMQFFVKPGEEMKWYEYWKETRLKWHNSLGLGAENYRFHDHEKLAHYANAAADIEFNFPFGFKELEGIHSRTDFDLKAHEQFSGKKLQYFDTEENRNYVPYVVETSVGLDRMFLAVFSKALQEETLEDGSTRTVLRLPSVLAPTKAAVLPLVKKDGLPEVAREIVDDLKWDFNVAYDEKDAVGRRYRRQDALGTPFCITVDHQTLEDKTVTIRHRDTMEQQRVAISELRGIINNEVSMRNWLMKM from the coding sequence ATGGCAAAACAAGAAGACATTTTTAAAAATGTAATTTCGCATGCAAAAGAGTACGGATTTATTTTTCCGTCGAGCGAAATTTATGATGGTTTAAGTGCAGTTTATGATTATGCACAAAACGGAGTAGAGTTAAAGAAAAATATACGCGACTATTGGTGGAAATCAATGGTGCAAATGCACGAAAATATCGTTGGTATTGACGCTGCAATTTTTATGCATCCAACTACTTGGAAAGCATCAGGTCACGTTGATGCTTTTAACGATCCACTTATCGATAATAAAGATTCTAAAAAAAGATATCGTGCCGATGTTTTAATTGAAGATTATGCTGAAAAATTAAATCAGAAAGCACAAAAAGAAATAGAAAAAGCAAAAGCGCGTTTTGGCGATGCTTTTGATGAAGCACAATATGTTGCAACTAACGAAAGAGTTAAAGGATATCTAGACCAAAAAACTGCAATTCTTCAAAGAATGGCAAAAGGTTTAGATTCTGGAGATTTAGCCGATGTTAAAGCGTTAATTGAAGAATTAGAAATTGCTTGTCCAGAATCAGGTTCTAAAAATTGGACAGAAGTTCGTCAGTTCAACTTAATGTTTGGAACTAAATTAGGAGCTTCTGCCGATACGGCTATGGATTTATATTTACGTCCAGAAACGGCTCAAGGGATTTTCGTAAACTTCTTAAACGTTCAAAAAACGGGTCGAATGAAAATTCCTTTTGGTATTGCTCAAACAGGTAAGGCTTTCCGTAATGAAATCGTAGCACGTCAGTTTATTTTCCGTATGCGTGAATTTGAACAAATGGAAATGCAATTCTTTGTGAAGCCAGGCGAAGAAATGAAATGGTATGAATACTGGAAAGAAACACGTTTAAAATGGCATAATTCACTTGGTTTAGGTGCTGAAAATTATCGTTTCCACGACCATGAAAAATTAGCACACTACGCAAACGCTGCAGCAGATATCGAATTCAACTTCCCATTCGGATTTAAAGAATTAGAAGGAATTCACTCAAGAACAGATTTTGATTTAAAAGCGCACGAACAATTCTCAGGTAAAAAATTACAATATTTCGACACGGAGGAAAATAGAAACTACGTTCCTTACGTAGTAGAAACTTCGGTTGGTTTAGATAGAATGTTCTTGGCAGTTTTCTCAAAAGCTTTACAAGAAGAAACCTTAGAAGATGGTTCTACACGTACAGTTTTACGTTTACCTTCAGTTTTAGCACCAACAAAAGCAGCTGTATTACCATTAGTTAAGAAAGATGGTTTGCCAGAAGTTGCTAGAGAAATTGTGGACGATTTAAAATGGGATTTCAATGTTGCATATGATGAAAAAGATGCTGTAGGTCGTCGTTACCGTCGTCAAGATGCTTTAGGAACTCCTTTCTGTATTACTGTAGATCATCAAACATTAGAAGACAAAACGGTTACTATTCGCCACCGCGATACTATGGAACAACAACGTGTTGCTATTTCTGAATTAAGAGGAATAATCAATAACGAAGTTTCTATGCGAAATTGGTTAATGAAAATGTAA
- a CDS encoding Ig-like domain-containing protein, whose protein sequence is MKNIYFVVFALFFAGFLTFTSCAKRGTITGGPKDTIAPVLVNAYPDNYTTNFDGNEIKITFNELIKVKDINKQLIISPPLKKNPIIIPQGSASKFISIKILDTLQPNTTYSFNFGQSITDNNEGNPYSQFKYVLSTGSYIDSLAIMGKIKDAFEEKPDNFVSVQLYDAQTFTDSTVYKETPLYVTNTLDSLKVFALENLKAGEYYIVALKDYNNNYKFDPKKDKIGFLKNKISVPNDTLFELELFQEKTVFKAVKPIQQSNNKLFMGFEGNPKDAKITATDGINNVPLTMTKFPEKNKDSVQLFMPLIKVDSLVISVEKENYKKTFTTKIKEQKETDSLSINAIQKGTLHFRDTYKLTTATPLKNIDKNLITLLNKDSVKVDFDFAYDEFEQEIKIDFKKEEGQKYQIEFLPNAFEDIYNLKNDTLSFVFDTKALTDYGNLRVNLTSAKKFPLILEIITTKGEVKASAISNGERTLNFDALEPNIYKLRIIYDDNGNGVWDTGSYLEKRQAEEIQYYPKEIDVRANWDVEQEF, encoded by the coding sequence ATGAAGAATATTTATTTTGTTGTTTTTGCACTTTTTTTCGCAGGATTTTTAACATTTACAAGTTGCGCTAAAAGAGGTACAATTACTGGTGGACCAAAGGACACAATTGCACCTGTTTTAGTTAACGCTTATCCTGATAATTACACAACAAATTTTGATGGAAATGAAATTAAAATTACCTTCAATGAGTTAATTAAAGTTAAAGACATTAATAAGCAATTAATTATTTCGCCTCCTTTAAAAAAGAATCCAATCATAATTCCACAAGGAAGTGCAAGTAAATTCATATCCATAAAAATTTTAGACACTTTACAGCCCAATACAACTTACAGTTTTAATTTTGGACAAAGTATAACTGACAATAATGAAGGTAATCCATATTCTCAATTTAAATATGTTCTTTCAACAGGAAGCTATATTGATTCACTAGCTATTATGGGTAAAATTAAAGATGCTTTTGAAGAAAAACCTGATAATTTTGTTTCAGTTCAATTGTATGATGCTCAAACTTTTACTGATAGTACAGTTTATAAAGAAACGCCTCTTTATGTTACCAATACGCTTGATAGTTTAAAAGTATTTGCCCTAGAGAATTTAAAAGCTGGCGAATATTACATAGTTGCTTTAAAGGATTATAATAACAATTATAAATTTGATCCAAAAAAGGATAAAATTGGTTTTCTTAAAAACAAGATTTCTGTTCCTAATGATACGTTGTTTGAATTAGAACTTTTTCAAGAAAAAACTGTTTTTAAAGCTGTAAAGCCAATCCAACAAAGTAATAACAAATTGTTTATGGGGTTTGAGGGAAATCCAAAAGACGCAAAAATTACAGCAACTGATGGAATAAATAACGTTCCTCTTACAATGACAAAATTCCCTGAAAAAAATAAAGATTCGGTTCAGTTATTTATGCCTTTAATAAAAGTAGATTCTCTTGTTATATCGGTTGAAAAAGAAAACTATAAAAAAACCTTTACTACTAAAATTAAAGAACAAAAAGAAACCGATTCTCTTTCTATAAATGCAATTCAAAAAGGCACACTTCATTTTAGAGATACATACAAACTAACAACCGCAACCCCTTTAAAAAATATTGACAAAAATTTAATCACATTATTGAATAAGGATTCTGTGAAAGTTGATTTTGATTTTGCTTACGATGAATTTGAACAAGAAATTAAAATTGATTTCAAAAAAGAAGAGGGTCAAAAATATCAAATTGAATTTTTACCAAATGCATTTGAAGATATATACAATCTTAAAAACGATACGTTAAGTTTTGTTTTCGATACAAAAGCATTAACCGATTATGGAAACTTACGTGTTAATTTAACTTCTGCAAAAAAATTTCCTTTAATACTTGAAATTATTACCACTAAAGGTGAAGTAAAAGCAAGTGCCATTTCTAATGGTGAAAGAACTTTAAATTTTGATGCATTAGAACCAAATATTTATAAGTTACGTATTATTTATGATGATAACGGAAATGGAGTTTGGGATACAGGAAGTTACTTAGAAAAACGCCAAGCCGAAGAAATTCAATATTATCCTAAAGAAATTGATGTTCGCGCCAATTGGGATGTGGAACAGGAGTTTTAG
- a CDS encoding ComF family protein encodes MKEIIHNLKYRDKQEIGTLLGNLYAYELKEVIEQNNITEIIPVPLHPKRLKKRGYNQVTTFCVSLSENLNIPLNESLLVRNLYTETQTHKDKVARQYQTNLFEARFSEQDCGKHFLLVDDVITTGATLEKCANALLKIPNSKVSIVTIAFTQS; translated from the coding sequence GTGAAAGAAATAATCCACAATTTAAAGTACAGAGACAAACAAGAAATTGGAACCTTATTAGGAAATCTTTATGCCTATGAATTAAAAGAAGTAATTGAACAAAATAATATTACCGAAATAATTCCAGTACCACTTCATCCAAAACGATTAAAAAAAAGAGGATACAACCAAGTGACTACTTTTTGTGTATCGCTTTCAGAAAATTTAAACATTCCTTTAAACGAATCACTTCTAGTTCGTAATCTATATACAGAAACTCAAACACACAAGGATAAAGTTGCAAGACAATATCAAACTAATTTATTTGAGGCTAGATTTAGCGAACAAGATTGTGGAAAACATTTTTTATTAGTTGATGATGTAATTACAACTGGTGCCACACTAGAAAAATGCGCTAATGCTTTACTTAAAATTCCAAATTCTAAAGTAAGTATTGTTACTATTGCATTTACACAATCTTAA